Proteins found in one Lysinibacillus fusiformis genomic segment:
- the icd gene encoding NADP-dependent isocitrate dehydrogenase has product MSNKIVVENGVLNVPNNPVIPFIEGDGIGPDIWAAASRVIDAAVEKAYNGEKKIEWLEVLAGEKAFNQTGEWLPQETLDKINEYLIAIKGPLTTPIGGGIRSLNVALRQQLDLYVCLRPVRHFDGVPSPVKRPEDVDMVIFRENTEDIYAGIEFESGSEQAQKIINFLQSEFGVNQIRFPETSGIGVKPVSKEGTERLVRSAIEYAIKHKRPSVTLVHKGNIMKFTEGGFKKWGYELAEKEFADQTFTWNQYDAIKAEQGEEAANKAQADALAAGKILVKDSIADIFLQQILTRPTEFDVVATMNLNGDYISDALAAQVGGIGIAPGANINYVTGHAIFEATHGTAPKYAGLDKVNPSSVLLSGVLMLEHLGWQEAADMITQSVEKTISSKVVTYDFARLMDGATEVKCSEFATELIKNL; this is encoded by the coding sequence ATGTCAAACAAAATTGTAGTTGAAAATGGCGTACTTAATGTACCAAACAATCCAGTAATTCCTTTCATCGAAGGTGATGGAATTGGTCCAGATATCTGGGCTGCAGCATCACGTGTAATCGACGCAGCTGTAGAAAAAGCTTACAACGGTGAAAAGAAAATTGAATGGTTAGAAGTTTTAGCTGGTGAAAAAGCATTTAACCAAACTGGTGAATGGTTACCACAAGAAACTTTAGACAAAATTAACGAATACTTAATTGCAATCAAAGGTCCTCTTACTACTCCAATCGGTGGTGGTATCCGCTCTCTTAACGTAGCATTACGTCAACAACTTGACTTATATGTATGCTTACGCCCAGTACGTCACTTTGATGGAGTGCCTTCTCCAGTTAAACGCCCAGAAGACGTTGATATGGTTATCTTCCGTGAGAACACAGAAGACATCTACGCTGGTATTGAATTCGAATCTGGTTCAGAACAAGCTCAAAAAATCATCAACTTCCTACAATCTGAATTTGGTGTAAACCAAATCCGTTTCCCAGAAACTTCTGGTATCGGTGTAAAACCTGTATCTAAAGAAGGTACTGAGCGTTTAGTACGTTCTGCTATTGAATATGCAATTAAACATAAACGCCCATCTGTTACTTTAGTTCATAAAGGTAACATCATGAAATTCACTGAAGGTGGATTCAAAAAATGGGGTTATGAATTAGCAGAAAAAGAATTTGCTGATCAAACTTTCACTTGGAACCAATACGATGCAATCAAAGCTGAACAAGGTGAAGAAGCAGCAAACAAAGCACAAGCTGATGCTTTAGCAGCAGGTAAAATCTTAGTGAAAGATTCTATCGCTGATATCTTCTTACAACAAATCTTAACTCGTCCAACTGAGTTCGATGTAGTAGCTACAATGAACTTAAATGGTGACTATATTTCTGATGCACTTGCTGCACAAGTTGGTGGTATCGGTATCGCTCCAGGCGCGAACATTAACTATGTTACTGGACATGCGATCTTCGAAGCTACTCACGGTACAGCTCCAAAATATGCTGGTTTAGATAAAGTAAACCCATCTTCAGTATTACTTTCAGGTGTATTAATGCTTGAACACTTAGGATGGCAAGAAGCTGCTGACATGATCACTCAATCTGTTGAGAAAACAATTTCTTCTAAAGTTGTTACTTATGACTTCGCACGTTTAATGGACGGCGCTACAGAAGTGAAATGTTCAGAATTCGCTACTGAGTTAATCAAAAACCTATAA
- the citZ gene encoding citrate synthase, whose amino-acid sequence MSATKGLEGIVAAESKISSIIDDTLTYVGYNIDDLAENASFEEVIYLLWHTRLPKEDELAELKQQLADNMSIPQAIVDQFKTYPLSTVHPMAALRTAVSLLGVFDEEADVMDPEANYRKAIRLQAKIATVVTAFARVRKGLEPVAPKPELGYAANFLYMLKGEEPEAIEIEAFDKALVLHADHELNASTFTARVCVATLSDVYSGVTAAIGALKGPLHGGANEQVMKMLTEIGSLENVESYIQNKLDNKEKIMGFGHRVYRKGDPRAPHLRVMSKKLTELTGKPELYEMSVKIHDMIVEQKKLPANVDFFSASVYDSLGIDHDLFTPIFAVSRTSGWVAHILEQYANNRLIRPRAEYVGPGMQKYVPISER is encoded by the coding sequence ATGTCAGCAACTAAAGGTTTAGAAGGTATCGTAGCAGCGGAATCTAAAATCAGTTCAATTATCGATGACACACTTACATATGTTGGTTACAACATTGATGATTTAGCAGAAAATGCGTCATTCGAAGAGGTAATTTACTTGTTATGGCATACTCGTTTACCAAAAGAGGACGAGCTAGCTGAATTAAAACAACAATTGGCAGACAACATGTCAATTCCGCAAGCGATTGTCGACCAATTTAAAACATACCCACTTTCAACTGTACATCCAATGGCTGCATTGCGTACTGCAGTATCTTTACTTGGTGTATTCGATGAAGAAGCGGATGTTATGGATCCAGAAGCAAACTACCGTAAAGCAATTCGTCTACAAGCTAAAATTGCGACAGTAGTAACTGCATTTGCACGTGTTCGTAAAGGTTTAGAGCCAGTTGCGCCAAAACCAGAACTAGGATATGCTGCAAACTTCTTATACATGCTAAAAGGTGAAGAGCCAGAAGCTATTGAAATTGAAGCATTTGACAAAGCATTAGTATTACATGCTGACCATGAATTAAATGCATCTACATTTACAGCACGTGTATGTGTAGCTACATTATCAGATGTTTATTCAGGTGTAACTGCAGCAATCGGTGCATTAAAAGGACCACTTCACGGTGGAGCAAATGAGCAAGTTATGAAAATGTTAACTGAAATCGGCTCACTTGAAAATGTTGAATCTTACATTCAAAATAAATTAGACAACAAAGAAAAAATCATGGGCTTCGGTCACCGCGTATATCGTAAAGGCGACCCACGTGCTCCGCATTTACGTGTAATGTCTAAAAAATTAACGGAACTAACTGGTAAACCAGAGCTTTATGAAATGTCAGTTAAAATCCATGACATGATCGTAGAACAAAAGAAATTACCTGCAAACGTAGATTTCTTCTCTGCGTCAGTGTATGATTCTTTAGGTATTGATCATGACCTGTTCACACCAATTTTCGCAGTATCACGTACTTCAGGTTGGGTGGCACACATCCTTGAGCAATATGCTAACAACCGCCTAATCCGTCCACGTGCTGAGTATGTTGGACCAGGCATGCAAAAATATGTTCCAATCAGCGAGCGCTAA
- a CDS encoding AI-2E family transporter — MRNLKYFSYERTTSVLFFIFYLVILWFVLPVSLAIFLSFSTYPIINFLHKYCRIAYWIAAIVVEVLILTCIFLLVVITINSIIVIFPEIRETLQNFPLFSEYESMFVQVLKEKSLSIFDSIIIYTADLFQLLMKHVIEVFIFLVAYYFALLETRKSRYWFFQYVPKKYRQEWQSHFAKIMQLFHYFLFVEFQLFTITLLILCAGFMILQFEQAIIKAFIVAFADVLPFFGIGVFLVPMSIYFYFNGNTFLCVAILLLYLFVQLTRQLADSMLWSNTLQLRTFHTFFISAASILLFGFYGILLSPIFLFLAVKLKENSIFER; from the coding sequence ATGAGGAATTTAAAGTATTTTTCATACGAAAGAACTACAAGTGTTTTGTTTTTTATCTTTTATTTAGTCATACTTTGGTTTGTATTACCTGTTTCACTTGCAATTTTTTTGTCATTTTCAACGTATCCTATCATAAATTTTTTACATAAATATTGTAGGATTGCGTATTGGATCGCAGCAATTGTTGTGGAAGTATTGATATTAACATGTATTTTTCTGTTAGTTGTCATAACGATAAACAGTATTATCGTTATCTTTCCAGAAATTCGAGAGACACTACAAAATTTCCCGCTTTTCAGTGAATATGAATCCATGTTTGTACAAGTATTAAAAGAAAAGTCACTGTCCATTTTCGATTCTATCATCATCTACACAGCAGATCTTTTCCAATTATTAATGAAGCATGTCATTGAGGTATTCATCTTTTTAGTCGCTTATTACTTTGCGCTTCTAGAAACTCGTAAATCACGCTATTGGTTCTTTCAATATGTGCCTAAAAAATATCGACAAGAGTGGCAATCTCATTTTGCAAAAATCATGCAGCTCTTTCATTACTTCTTATTTGTGGAGTTTCAATTATTTACGATTACCCTACTCATTCTTTGTGCAGGGTTTATGATTCTTCAATTTGAACAAGCCATCATTAAAGCATTTATTGTAGCATTTGCAGATGTACTACCGTTTTTCGGAATCGGCGTTTTTCTTGTGCCAATGAGCATTTATTTTTATTTCAATGGCAATACCTTTTTATGTGTAGCCATTTTACTACTATATTTATTTGTACAATTAACAAGGCAGCTAGCTGATTCGATGCTTTGGTCCAATACGCTTCAGCTACGCACGTTCCATACATTCTTTATCAGTGCTGCCTCTATTCTATTATTTGGCTTTTATGGTATCTTGCTGAGCCCTATCTTTTTATTTCTAGCCGTAAAACTCAAGGAAAACTCTATCTTTGAACGATAA
- a CDS encoding FxsA family protein, which translates to MRKIFLGFIVYALAELALLIVIGQNIGVLSTLLLIMATSIIGIYVMKNKGMNSVQNVKNTLARGEAPGAALVDTFLTFGGGLLLALPGFLTDVLGLFLLMPFSRKMFQPIVYYWMRKKMKKGQFIIVQR; encoded by the coding sequence ATGCGAAAAATTTTTCTTGGTTTCATTGTCTACGCATTAGCCGAATTGGCGTTATTAATAGTCATTGGACAAAATATTGGCGTTTTAAGTACTTTATTGCTCATTATGGCTACGAGTATTATTGGGATTTATGTCATGAAGAATAAAGGTATGAATTCTGTTCAAAATGTAAAAAATACATTGGCACGTGGAGAAGCGCCAGGAGCTGCATTAGTGGATACTTTCTTAACTTTTGGTGGTGGTTTGCTTTTAGCGTTACCTGGATTTTTAACAGATGTCCTAGGTTTATTCCTACTCATGCCATTTTCTCGAAAAATGTTCCAACCCATTGTCTATTACTGGATGCGTAAAAAAATGAAAAAAGGTCAATTCATTATCGTTCAAAGATAG